One part of the Tunicatimonas pelagia genome encodes these proteins:
- the rfbF gene encoding glucose-1-phosphate cytidylyltransferase, with product MKVLILAGGFGTRLSEETHLIPKPMVEIGGRPILWHIMKIYSSFGFNEFVILLGYKGYVIKEYFANYFLHQNDVTIDIAHNSIESHSQHDAEPWKVTLVNTGLNTMTGGRLKRAKPYLNNEPFMFTYGDGVSNVNIKELANFHQSHGKLVTMTAVQPEGRFGAMKFGENQVVESFEEKPEGEGGWINGGFFVCQPEALDYVEGDHIMFEREPMRQLVKDGQLTAYKHYQFWQCMDTLRDKRRLETMWNEGQPRWKIW from the coding sequence ATGAAAGTACTCATTTTAGCCGGAGGATTTGGCACGCGACTAAGCGAAGAAACCCATCTAATTCCTAAACCGATGGTGGAAATTGGGGGACGACCTATTTTGTGGCACATCATGAAGATTTATTCCAGCTTTGGATTCAACGAATTCGTTATTCTGCTGGGCTATAAAGGCTACGTAATTAAAGAATACTTTGCCAACTATTTTCTGCATCAGAATGATGTGACCATCGATATTGCTCACAACAGTATTGAATCGCACAGCCAGCACGATGCCGAACCCTGGAAGGTTACGCTGGTTAATACCGGACTCAACACCATGACGGGCGGTCGGCTCAAACGAGCTAAACCCTACCTGAACAACGAACCGTTTATGTTCACCTACGGCGATGGAGTGTCGAATGTGAATATCAAAGAATTGGCGAACTTTCATCAGAGCCACGGCAAGCTGGTTACCATGACCGCCGTGCAGCCCGAAGGAAGATTTGGAGCGATGAAGTTTGGCGAGAATCAGGTGGTAGAAAGCTTTGAAGAAAAACCGGAAGGCGAAGGCGGCTGGATCAACGGTGGCTTCTTCGTCTGCCAGCCCGAAGCACTGGATTATGTGGAAGGTGACCATATCATGTTTGAGCGGGAACCCATGCGACAGTTAGTAAAAGATGGTCAGCTAACGGCCTACAAACATTATCAATTCTGGCAGTGCATGGATACCTTGCGCGACAAACGTAGGTTGGAAACGATGTGGAACGAAGGGCAGCCCCGCTGGAAAATTTGGTAG
- a CDS encoding alpha-amylase family glycosyl hydrolase — protein MNTEELKSIAQEDPNLLLEESLSPDQKVVVYQIFTRLFGNTVTNNVPWGTAEENGVGKFNDIDETALAALSELGATYIWYTGVIEHAVLNDYREYGIPLDDADVVKGRAGSPYAIKDYYDVNPDLAEDVPNRMTEFEALVKRTHDEGLKVIIDFVPNHVARFYQSDAKPDGTKDFGAGDDTNEAFFPDNNFYYLVGKPFQVPADYQSLGEHTFPTKDGTFDENPAKATGNDQFTAQPSVNDWFETVKLNYGVDYLNDRRTHFDPIPNTWQKMLDILLYWSGRGVDGFRCDMAEMVPVEFWHWVIPKVKDIYPNLIFIAEIYNPEQYRNYIDTGRFDYLYDKVQLYDTLRAVIEEQGSVQHLPDIWQYLRDKNRNMLRFLENHDEQRIASRFFGNDPTRAKPAIVVSTLWHSGPVMVYFGQEVGEPAEGESGFSGNDGRTTIFDYWGVPEYQKWVNDGLFDGGQLSEEQRELREFYRDLLNLAQEEAIRSGYFYDLHPHNRHFTEGYNDQVYAFLRFTGNQRLLIVSNFDAHNTHSFNLKIPVTATQAMGLPEGSTYSLQDIFQTETTATMNTSEVIISEGDAGIPMNLPPLTSYIFTIQPNE, from the coding sequence GTGAACACCGAAGAACTGAAGTCCATTGCCCAAGAAGATCCTAACCTGCTGCTGGAGGAATCGCTATCGCCTGACCAAAAAGTGGTGGTGTACCAAATCTTTACCCGCCTGTTTGGCAATACGGTAACCAATAACGTACCCTGGGGCACCGCTGAGGAAAATGGGGTTGGTAAGTTCAACGATATTGATGAAACAGCTCTGGCAGCTTTAAGTGAATTGGGAGCTACTTATATCTGGTACACCGGAGTGATTGAACACGCCGTACTGAACGACTACCGTGAATACGGTATTCCGCTCGACGATGCTGATGTGGTAAAAGGCCGAGCCGGATCACCCTACGCGATTAAAGATTACTACGATGTAAACCCTGATTTGGCAGAAGATGTGCCTAACCGGATGACCGAGTTTGAAGCGCTAGTGAAACGCACTCACGATGAGGGCTTGAAGGTAATTATTGACTTTGTGCCCAACCACGTAGCCCGATTTTACCAGTCAGATGCTAAGCCCGACGGCACCAAAGATTTCGGGGCGGGTGATGATACCAACGAAGCTTTTTTCCCAGATAACAATTTCTACTACCTGGTGGGTAAACCCTTTCAGGTTCCGGCCGATTATCAATCGCTGGGCGAACACACTTTCCCTACTAAAGATGGTACGTTTGATGAAAACCCGGCCAAGGCTACCGGAAACGATCAGTTTACGGCTCAACCCAGCGTGAACGATTGGTTTGAAACTGTGAAACTGAACTACGGAGTCGATTATCTGAATGATCGTAGAACCCACTTTGACCCCATTCCGAATACCTGGCAGAAAATGCTGGATATCCTGCTGTACTGGTCGGGTCGAGGTGTGGATGGGTTTCGTTGCGATATGGCCGAGATGGTTCCGGTAGAATTCTGGCACTGGGTAATTCCGAAAGTGAAAGATATTTACCCTAACCTGATTTTCATCGCCGAAATCTACAATCCTGAGCAGTACCGTAATTACATTGACACCGGACGGTTTGATTACTTGTACGACAAAGTACAACTCTACGATACGCTACGCGCGGTAATTGAAGAACAGGGTTCAGTGCAGCACCTCCCGGATATCTGGCAGTATTTGCGCGATAAGAATCGAAATATGCTTCGCTTTCTGGAGAATCACGACGAACAGCGCATCGCTTCCCGCTTCTTTGGAAATGATCCAACTCGAGCCAAGCCCGCAATAGTGGTTAGCACCCTGTGGCACTCCGGCCCGGTAATGGTTTATTTCGGTCAGGAGGTGGGCGAACCCGCAGAAGGTGAATCTGGCTTTAGCGGTAACGACGGGCGCACTACGATTTTTGACTACTGGGGCGTACCCGAATATCAGAAATGGGTGAATGATGGTCTGTTTGACGGCGGGCAATTGAGTGAAGAGCAGCGAGAGTTACGGGAATTCTACCGAGATTTACTGAACTTGGCTCAGGAAGAAGCGATCCGCTCGGGTTATTTTTACGATTTACACCCGCACAACCGACATTTCACCGAAGGGTATAACGATCAGGTTTATGCCTTTCTACGGTTTACTGGCAATCAGCGATTGTTGATTGTTAGCAATTTTGACGCTCATAATACGCACTCCTTCAACCTGAAAATTCCGGTTACCGCTACGCAGGCAATGGGGTTGCCGGAGGGCTCTACTTACTCACTTCAGGATATTTTTCAGACCGAAACTACCGCGACGATGAATACCAGCGAAGTGATTATTAGCGAAGGCGATGCCGGAATTCCAATGAACCTCCCGCCTCTGACTTCTTATATTTTTACCATTCAACCTAACGAATAA
- a CDS encoding NAD-dependent epimerase/dehydratase family protein: protein MKKILITGGLGNLGSWLTDYFAQQSAYEVHVLTSRKRSIITEANFQLITCDISDAQQVEDSLSPHQFDAVIHTASVNDYFKPNFARDALLVNALGTRNLLEHFAGYSGAKPHFVYFSTFQIYGRRSGLITEDLPPEPKNDYGTTHLFAEYYVKQFYANQQLPYTIFRLTNSYGCPKDYDSSKWYLVLNDLARMAATEEKIVLKSNGKATRDFIWMGDVCRIVEKVLQLPQAPNNTFNICGEQTYSMLDVAQEVQAAYQNEYGKQLPITTNEQDTAQHPDDLQVSAKKLKSVVNYSLSHRFQEEATAIFHLLKNKP, encoded by the coding sequence ATGAAGAAAATTCTCATCACCGGAGGGCTTGGCAACCTCGGTAGTTGGCTCACCGACTATTTTGCTCAACAATCAGCGTACGAAGTACACGTACTAACGAGCCGTAAACGATCTATTATTACTGAGGCAAACTTTCAACTTATTACTTGTGATATTTCAGATGCCCAACAGGTAGAAGATTCACTTTCACCGCATCAATTTGATGCCGTAATTCACACTGCCAGTGTTAATGATTATTTCAAACCTAACTTTGCCCGAGATGCCTTGCTGGTAAATGCGCTGGGCACTCGTAATTTGCTGGAACATTTTGCTGGTTATTCAGGAGCTAAGCCTCACTTTGTGTACTTCTCTACTTTTCAAATTTACGGTAGGCGTAGTGGACTGATTACCGAAGATTTGCCCCCCGAACCTAAGAATGACTACGGAACCACTCACTTGTTCGCCGAATACTACGTAAAGCAGTTTTACGCCAATCAGCAGTTGCCCTACACCATTTTTCGGCTCACGAACAGCTACGGTTGCCCTAAAGATTACGATTCTTCTAAGTGGTACTTGGTGTTGAATGATTTGGCAAGGATGGCAGCCACGGAAGAAAAAATTGTGCTGAAATCGAACGGAAAGGCTACCCGCGACTTTATTTGGATGGGAGATGTGTGCCGGATCGTTGAAAAGGTACTACAACTTCCGCAGGCTCCGAACAATACGTTTAATATCTGCGGTGAACAAACCTATTCTATGCTAGACGTTGCTCAGGAGGTTCAGGCTGCCTATCAAAACGAGTACGGGAAACAGCTACCGATCACCACCAATGAGCAAGACACTGCCCAGCATCCCGACGATTTACAGGTTAGTGCTAAGAAACTCAAATCCGTAGTGAACTATTCGCTTAGCCATCGCTTTCAGGAAGAAGCGACCGCTATTTTTCACCTGCTAAAGAATAAACCATGA
- a CDS encoding class I SAM-dependent methyltransferase, whose amino-acid sequence MDTGTIWTEENSKDFIQYGNDFVPYRDEQQRIIGELINPLPSSANVVDLGCGAGLLSYHLLKEYPQTTVYGYDGSPTMLEQATQQSGSHRNRFRTQQFDLAATDWRTFSFPVHAVVSSLLIHHLDDAGKQQLFQDLYQALAPGGSLFIADIIRPATPVGFEIAARQWDTYVQQQQHPDAYQTFTQDHWNYFAYPDEDPIDQPSTLPDQLNWLREAGFDAVDAYWMFAGHAIFGGKKE is encoded by the coding sequence ATGGATACTGGCACTATCTGGACCGAAGAAAATTCAAAAGACTTTATACAGTATGGCAACGATTTTGTTCCCTACCGTGATGAACAGCAGCGGATTATTGGCGAACTAATTAACCCACTGCCGTCTTCGGCCAACGTAGTCGATTTGGGCTGCGGAGCCGGACTGCTGAGTTATCACCTACTAAAAGAATATCCTCAGACGACAGTATACGGCTACGATGGTTCGCCCACTATGCTAGAACAAGCCACTCAACAATCTGGCTCTCACCGAAATCGCTTTCGTACCCAACAATTTGACTTAGCCGCTACTGACTGGCGAACGTTTTCGTTTCCGGTACACGCCGTAGTTTCGTCCTTGCTCATTCACCACCTGGATGATGCCGGAAAGCAGCAGTTGTTTCAAGACTTGTACCAAGCACTAGCCCCAGGTGGGTCACTATTCATTGCGGATATTATTCGTCCCGCAACGCCAGTTGGATTTGAGATAGCCGCCCGGCAGTGGGATACTTACGTACAGCAGCAACAGCATCCCGATGCCTACCAAACCTTTACCCAAGACCACTGGAACTACTTCGCCTACCCCGACGAAGACCCAATAGATCAGCCTTCCACCTTACCTGACCAACTCAACTGGTTGCGAGAAGCTGGGTTTGATGCAGTAGATGCTTACTGGATGTTTGCTGGCCACGCTATTTTTGGAGGAAAAAAGGAGTAA
- a CDS encoding DUF1553 domain-containing protein gives MNSKSWFIGLGVTSLVAVMFFTLQDTNEPISYNQHIRPIINSKCISCHGGVKKSAGVSFLFREEALDTAESGIPAIVPGDAESSGMYQRIVHHDPEYRMPSDGEPLNEAEIELISQWINEGAQWEDHWAYISPDTSISPPKAEIGNLKNDVDYFIYNKLEAHNLTPAAEAGKEILLRRLYLDLTGLPPTPEEAQVFLADSSSDAYEKLVDHLLDSPHFGERWAAMWLDLARYADTKGYEKDLDRSIWKYRDWVINAFNQDMPYDQFTIEQLAGDLLPNPTKDQLIATAFHRNTMANDEGGTDNEEFRVAAVVERVGTTFEVWQGTTMACVQCHSHPYDPFRHQEFYQFMAFFNNTVDRDIYNEQPKLFTYEGEDAIKVQSTLTWLKDHLDNVDTPPNQSTQFLHQQKESLLHHLGYRKVEAEEYHASSKLIELLVPYQDVVWQIQDSSWIMFEDVDLSEVEKISFRCATALSGGFIEARLDSVNGEKLGQAEITTTGKWNRWAMTKPEPDKWREFTVSVKPRVGTRNVYYLFRKNQDLAQHLFHLDWIYYHERNPRKKQYSEEFNQRLVYLSSIQPEETPIMQDLPRNKSRKTYVFERGNWTTQGQLVSADVPEILGEIPDGLLNNRLGMAQWLVSKDNPLTARVAVNHFWKEIFGTGIIETSEEFGSQGASPSHPELLDWLAVQLVNEYRWSIKSLLKLIVTSATYRQSSQATDKKIEKDPLNRLLSRGTRVRLSAEQIRDQVLAVTNLLNRKVLGPSIKVARPDANRGIWSNWIADTTSEQYRRSLYIFTKRISPHPMLTTFDGTARNVCISRRIRTNTPLQALTLLNDSTLYAAAKQLAELMTEDNPTDVTTALVRGYERVILRKPDDKKVAVLIALYQDALAHYTSEGLIQNVVGTELEPINLHALTLVANAMLNLDEFITKN, from the coding sequence ATGAACTCGAAAAGTTGGTTCATCGGATTGGGGGTCACCTCGCTAGTTGCAGTGATGTTCTTTACATTGCAAGATACTAATGAACCTATTAGCTACAACCAGCATATTCGTCCGATCATCAACAGTAAGTGCATTTCTTGCCACGGTGGGGTTAAGAAGTCAGCCGGAGTTAGTTTTCTTTTTCGAGAGGAAGCCCTCGATACCGCCGAGTCTGGTATTCCAGCTATTGTCCCCGGAGACGCCGAAAGTAGCGGTATGTACCAGCGAATTGTCCACCATGACCCGGAGTACCGAATGCCTTCGGATGGTGAGCCGCTCAACGAAGCAGAAATTGAGCTAATTAGTCAGTGGATTAATGAAGGCGCTCAGTGGGAAGATCATTGGGCGTACATTTCTCCCGACACTAGCATTAGTCCTCCTAAAGCAGAGATTGGTAACCTCAAAAACGATGTCGACTATTTTATCTACAATAAGTTAGAAGCACATAATCTTACTCCAGCGGCTGAAGCAGGTAAAGAAATTTTACTACGCCGTTTATACCTAGACTTAACCGGGTTGCCCCCTACGCCCGAAGAGGCGCAAGTTTTTTTAGCTGATAGTAGTAGTGATGCCTACGAGAAGCTGGTAGACCACTTATTAGACTCGCCTCACTTTGGCGAACGTTGGGCAGCTATGTGGTTGGATCTAGCCCGCTACGCTGATACTAAAGGTTACGAAAAAGATCTGGATCGCTCTATCTGGAAGTACCGCGATTGGGTAATTAACGCTTTTAATCAAGATATGCCTTACGATCAGTTTACGATTGAACAATTGGCGGGCGACCTATTACCTAACCCTACCAAAGATCAGTTGATTGCCACAGCTTTTCACCGCAATACTATGGCCAATGATGAAGGAGGAACCGATAATGAAGAATTTCGGGTAGCTGCTGTTGTAGAGCGGGTAGGTACAACCTTTGAAGTGTGGCAAGGTACTACGATGGCTTGTGTACAGTGCCATAGTCACCCTTATGACCCATTTCGGCACCAGGAGTTTTATCAATTTATGGCGTTCTTTAACAACACAGTTGACCGCGATATTTACAACGAACAACCTAAGCTATTTACCTACGAAGGGGAAGATGCTATAAAAGTACAATCTACCCTTACCTGGCTGAAAGATCATTTGGACAATGTCGATACTCCGCCTAACCAGAGTACTCAATTCTTGCATCAGCAAAAAGAATCTTTACTTCACCATTTAGGCTATCGCAAAGTAGAAGCGGAAGAATACCATGCTTCTAGCAAGCTCATCGAGTTACTGGTTCCTTACCAGGATGTAGTTTGGCAGATACAGGACAGCTCCTGGATTATGTTTGAAGACGTAGATTTGAGTGAAGTAGAGAAAATCTCTTTTCGCTGCGCTACCGCTCTTTCTGGCGGTTTTATTGAAGCACGGCTAGATTCAGTAAATGGCGAAAAGTTAGGGCAAGCCGAGATAACCACTACCGGCAAGTGGAACCGATGGGCGATGACCAAGCCCGAACCTGACAAGTGGCGGGAGTTTACTGTCTCGGTAAAGCCCAGGGTCGGAACACGGAATGTGTATTACCTTTTTCGTAAGAACCAGGATTTGGCTCAGCATCTCTTTCATTTGGACTGGATTTACTACCACGAACGAAACCCACGAAAGAAGCAATACAGTGAAGAGTTTAACCAGCGGCTGGTTTATCTATCTTCTATCCAACCGGAAGAAACTCCTATCATGCAGGATTTACCCCGCAACAAAAGCCGAAAAACTTATGTGTTTGAACGGGGCAACTGGACAACCCAGGGTCAATTAGTAAGTGCCGACGTACCAGAAATTTTAGGCGAGATACCCGATGGCTTACTAAATAACCGGTTAGGTATGGCCCAGTGGCTGGTAAGTAAAGATAACCCACTAACTGCCCGGGTAGCCGTCAATCATTTTTGGAAGGAAATTTTCGGAACTGGCATTATTGAAACCTCAGAAGAATTTGGTTCCCAAGGTGCTTCACCTTCGCACCCCGAATTGCTGGATTGGTTGGCAGTGCAGTTAGTCAACGAGTACCGGTGGAGCATAAAATCATTGCTGAAACTGATAGTTACCTCAGCTACTTATCGCCAAAGTTCGCAGGCTACCGATAAGAAAATAGAAAAAGACCCACTCAACCGCCTTTTATCCCGAGGTACTCGGGTACGACTATCGGCCGAGCAGATCCGTGACCAGGTGCTCGCGGTTACCAATTTATTAAACCGAAAGGTACTAGGCCCCAGTATAAAAGTTGCTCGCCCTGATGCTAATCGTGGTATTTGGAGCAACTGGATTGCCGATACTACTTCAGAACAATACCGCCGTTCGCTGTATATTTTCACTAAAAGAATCAGCCCGCACCCCATGCTGACGACCTTTGATGGTACTGCCCGTAATGTCTGTATCTCGCGTCGTATTCGGACTAACACTCCGCTTCAGGCACTAACTCTACTAAACGATTCTACTTTATACGCCGCTGCCAAACAGCTAGCTGAGTTAATGACAGAAGATAACCCGACTGATGTGACGACTGCACTGGTAAGAGGGTACGAGCGGGTAATACTACGTAAGCCCGATGATAAGAAAGTAGCCGTACTAATTGCGTTGTATCAAGATGCACTAGCCCACTACACATCAGAAGGACTAATACAAAATGTAGTAGGTACTGAGCTAGAACCCATCAATCTACATGCGTTAACGCTAGTGGCCAATGCTATGCTGAACTTGGATGAGTTTATTACGAAAAACTAA
- a CDS encoding DinB family protein, translating into MFHRLYQYNHSTNEKLIRYLNENSVDHKQVSSWMSHLLNAHLTWLSRLRGEASPFAVWQEHERSQWLAINQQAWETTQQFLDDTDDLTQTIVYQNTKGTSFKNRVDDILWHVLNHSTHHRGQISTVIRQQGLTPEPMDYIFYVRKEREI; encoded by the coding sequence ATGTTTCATCGCCTCTATCAATACAACCACAGCACAAACGAGAAGCTCATCCGCTACCTAAACGAAAACTCGGTAGATCACAAGCAGGTTAGTTCTTGGATGAGTCACCTGCTAAACGCTCACCTCACTTGGTTGAGTCGCCTCAGAGGAGAGGCATCGCCGTTTGCCGTTTGGCAGGAACACGAACGTTCGCAGTGGCTCGCTATCAATCAGCAGGCCTGGGAAACTACCCAGCAATTCTTAGACGATACTGACGACTTAACGCAAACTATCGTCTATCAGAATACTAAAGGAACTTCCTTTAAAAACCGGGTAGATGATATACTTTGGCACGTACTAAATCATTCCACCCACCACCGAGGGCAAATTAGCACCGTAATTCGCCAGCAAGGACTAACCCCTGAACCGATGGACTATATTTTTTATGTAAGGAAAGAGCGGGAGATATGA
- a CDS encoding GNAT family N-acetyltransferase codes for MKILFSEHQTDYTSYTFSYAVYCVKEAQEELPEIYARGFLPYTGDTDWKDDVFYLARSLRVNLAEFKTLSENRRVDRKMEPLQAGMLVQPKAEFDTNDPDFVTFCTDYAEERFAGGNMESERLQYVLSRQLISHIFTFRNTDRMLGYVFAIIQDSTLHYWFSFYDTEYMRSHSLGKWMMWKVIEWAQEQGLGYVYIGTCYREKSLYKVRDHKGAEFFDGIRWNTDLDLLKDLCRSDEQDKPVDALKSERKRQIGKSYFS; via the coding sequence ATGAAAATTCTATTCTCCGAGCATCAAACTGATTATACTTCCTACACTTTTTCCTACGCGGTTTACTGCGTGAAGGAAGCGCAAGAAGAACTGCCGGAGATTTACGCTCGGGGATTTTTACCGTACACAGGCGACACTGACTGGAAAGACGATGTGTTCTATCTGGCCCGCAGCCTACGGGTAAATTTGGCTGAATTTAAAACTCTCTCAGAAAACCGACGAGTAGACCGGAAGATGGAACCGCTGCAAGCCGGGATGCTGGTGCAGCCTAAGGCCGAGTTTGATACCAATGACCCAGACTTTGTAACTTTTTGTACCGACTACGCTGAAGAGCGATTTGCCGGAGGCAATATGGAATCCGAACGTTTGCAATACGTACTAAGCCGTCAGTTAATTAGCCATATTTTCACCTTTCGCAATACCGACCGAATGCTAGGCTACGTATTCGCAATTATACAAGATAGTACCTTGCACTACTGGTTCTCCTTCTACGACACCGAATACATGCGGTCGCACTCCCTGGGTAAGTGGATGATGTGGAAAGTAATTGAATGGGCCCAGGAGCAAGGCTTAGGCTACGTATACATTGGCACCTGCTACCGCGAAAAATCGCTGTACAAAGTGCGCGACCATAAAGGAGCCGAATTCTTTGACGGCATCCGGTGGAATACCGACTTAGATCTTTTAAAAGATCTGTGCCGATCTGACGAACAAGATAAACCTGTGGACGCGCTGAAGTCAGAACGGAAACGCCAAATAGGAAAGAGCTATTTTTCGTAG
- a CDS encoding DUF1501 domain-containing protein, with amino-acid sequence MKNIITEAQHQIATYNTRRHFLQKCMSGLGAVALSSLGGCHSSEFKSKNILPDNALTTGSPLHFPGKAKNVIFLHMAGAPSQLELFDYKPVLNRLDGQDCPQSLLEGKKFAFIQGTPQMLGTQAKFKQHGQSGAYVSDYLPHFSEIVDEVTFLKAVHTNEFNHAPAQLFMHTGSPRLGRPSMGSWITYGLGSDNQNLPGFVVLVSGSEPSAGKSAWGSGFLPTVYQGVQCRSKGDPVLYLSNPSEVDPYLRKKSIDAINAINKQEYQQARDPEILTRISQYELAFRMQTAVPEVMNINDEPEWVHQLYGTEPGKASFANNCLLARRLVENGVRFVQLFDRRWDTHGAGPGNGVDSGLKNACKYVDQPMSALLLDLKQRGLLDETLVVWGGEFGRTPMMEARSGADFKGRDHHGDAFTMWMAGGGIKQGFTHGETDEIGFSGISGRVHIHDLQATILHQLGLDHERLTYQFQGRDFRLTDVHGKVVKEIIA; translated from the coding sequence ATGAAGAATATCATTACCGAAGCTCAGCACCAAATTGCTACCTATAATACCCGACGACATTTCTTACAAAAATGTATGTCTGGTTTGGGAGCAGTTGCGCTAAGTTCGTTGGGAGGCTGCCATTCTTCTGAATTTAAGTCAAAGAATATTCTACCTGACAATGCGCTTACTACTGGTTCTCCTCTGCACTTTCCAGGAAAAGCCAAAAATGTCATCTTCCTGCACATGGCTGGTGCCCCTTCGCAGTTAGAGTTATTTGACTACAAGCCCGTCCTCAACCGACTAGACGGGCAAGACTGTCCGCAGTCGCTGCTGGAAGGAAAGAAGTTTGCCTTCATTCAGGGTACGCCGCAAATGTTAGGAACCCAAGCGAAGTTTAAGCAGCACGGGCAATCGGGAGCATATGTATCAGATTACTTACCTCATTTTTCTGAAATAGTAGACGAGGTAACTTTCTTAAAAGCAGTGCATACCAATGAGTTTAATCACGCTCCGGCACAACTATTTATGCACACAGGCTCACCCCGACTTGGCCGTCCCAGCATGGGTTCCTGGATTACGTACGGATTAGGCTCCGACAATCAGAACCTACCCGGCTTTGTCGTACTAGTTTCCGGTAGTGAGCCTAGTGCGGGAAAAAGTGCTTGGGGTAGTGGTTTTTTACCCACCGTTTACCAGGGAGTACAGTGTCGTTCCAAAGGCGATCCGGTGTTGTATCTCTCCAACCCTAGCGAAGTAGATCCTTACTTACGAAAGAAATCTATTGATGCCATCAATGCGATTAATAAACAGGAATACCAGCAGGCTCGTGACCCGGAGATTTTGACTCGCATCTCGCAGTACGAGTTGGCCTTCCGAATGCAAACTGCCGTACCGGAGGTGATGAATATCAATGATGAACCCGAGTGGGTTCATCAGCTGTACGGCACCGAACCAGGAAAAGCTTCTTTTGCCAATAACTGCTTACTTGCTCGTCGGTTAGTAGAAAACGGCGTTCGCTTTGTGCAACTGTTTGACCGCCGCTGGGATACTCATGGAGCTGGACCTGGCAATGGGGTAGACAGTGGTCTTAAGAATGCCTGTAAATACGTTGACCAACCTATGAGCGCATTGCTGCTAGATTTGAAGCAACGTGGATTACTGGATGAAACCCTAGTAGTTTGGGGAGGAGAGTTTGGGCGCACCCCAATGATGGAAGCCCGTTCCGGTGCTGACTTTAAAGGCCGCGACCACCACGGTGATGCCTTCACCATGTGGATGGCAGGAGGCGGCATCAAGCAAGGGTTCACCCACGGCGAAACCGACGAGATTGGTTTTTCGGGCATTAGCGGACGAGTACACATCCACGACTTACAGGCTACTATTCTACATCAGCTCGGCCTTGACCACGAAAGACTGACCTACCAGTTTCAAGGAAGAGATTTTCGCCTGACCGATGTACACGGCAAAGTGGTGAAGGAGATTATTGCTTAG
- a CDS encoding class I SAM-dependent methyltransferase: MKWLIQWAIRYVPRKYLQLISQPLLRLIAFFYQGDRLFCPVDERGYRKFLPYGRIETRQNALCPGSLTLERHRLLWLYLQDKTDFFAKPQKLLHVAPEICFIPKFSEMPTLDYTTGDLDSPWADIKMDLHDIPFGDNTFDIVLCNHVMEHVKDDIRCASEICRVLKPNGWAIIQSPTYNIPVTQEDTSVTDPKERERLYGQDDHVRRYGHDYGDRLRQGGFQVTEDDYVKHFTPEQIQRYALMKNEIVYFCKKPSARDRNADSKTLKSTK, translated from the coding sequence ATGAAGTGGTTGATCCAATGGGCCATCCGGTATGTGCCGCGTAAGTATTTGCAGCTAATTAGTCAGCCGTTGCTCCGCTTAATAGCTTTTTTCTATCAAGGTGATCGTCTATTTTGCCCGGTAGATGAACGGGGTTATCGTAAATTTTTGCCCTACGGCCGTATTGAAACCCGTCAAAACGCCCTCTGTCCTGGTTCGCTAACGCTAGAACGTCACCGTCTGCTTTGGCTTTATTTACAAGACAAAACTGACTTTTTCGCTAAGCCTCAAAAGCTATTGCACGTAGCTCCCGAAATCTGCTTTATCCCTAAGTTTTCCGAAATGCCAACGCTAGATTACACTACGGGTGATCTGGATTCGCCTTGGGCAGATATTAAAATGGATTTGCACGATATTCCTTTCGGTGATAATACGTTCGACATAGTGCTGTGCAACCATGTGATGGAGCACGTAAAGGACGATATTCGCTGTGCCAGTGAAATTTGTCGGGTGCTAAAACCCAATGGTTGGGCCATTATTCAGTCGCCCACCTACAATATTCCGGTCACGCAAGAAGACACATCGGTAACTGATCCTAAAGAGCGGGAACGCCTCTACGGACAAGACGACCACGTGCGCCGCTACGGCCACGACTACGGCGATCGATTGCGCCAAGGCGGATTTCAGGTTACTGAAGATGATTACGTAAAACATTTCACCCCCGAACAAATTCAGCGATACGCCCTAATGAAAAACGAGATTGTCTATTTTTGCAAAAAGCCTTCGGCCAGAGACCGGAATGCAGATAGTAAGACACTGAAATCAACAAAGTGA